CACATAAGGGCTGACAGCACCCGGATCTGTATTCCCATAAGGATATACCAGATTCTGCATTAAATACTGTTCTTTATAGTAACTGTTCTGAGTAGTCATTAACTCTCCGGCCGTCAATAATTCCGGTCGTTTATTTATAGTCTGAAACGACATATTCATGTTATACTCTACTTTCGTATCCTGAGTACCTCTTTTTGTCGTAATCAGAACAACTCCATTAGCACCCCGCGCACCATAAATGGCAGTTGCCGAAGCGTCCTTCAAAATCTCTATGGATTCGATATCGTTAGGGTTAATACTGCTCAAAGGGCTGTTGCTTCCTGCCGTCCACTGATTACCGCTTCCCGGATTGACACCGGCATTCACTATGGGGAAACCATCGACCACATACAGCGGATCATTCCCCGCACCGGTAGAAGCCGCACCCCGAATCAGAACTTCAATACCACCACCGGGCTGTGCACTCCCCTGTTTTACAGTAAGTCCTGCCGCACGTCCCATCAACATTTCAGAGAAGTTCGGTGAAGCTGCTTTATTGAGTTTCTCAGACTTTACAGAAACAATCGAAGCATTCAAGTCACTTTTCTTCATTGTACCGTATCCCACTACCACAACTTCATCCAGCAATTCTTGCTTTTCATACAAAACGATGGATAAATCTGTCTGATTTCCAACTTTCACTTCCAGAGGCTGATAGCCGATGTAAGACAGTTCCAATACCGCTCCCGGTGATACTTCCAACGTAAACTTCGCATTTATATCCGATACCGTTCCGTTAGTTGTCCCTTTCTCCTTGATGGTAACACCGATAATAGGCTCGCCGTTAACATCATTCACCACACCTGTGATCTTACGCTTTTTACCATCCTTTGAAGTATTCTGCCTGGCTTGTCCTTTCTGAACAATTACATTCTTCCCTTTCACTTCATAGACAACGTCTTGTCCGTACAATATCTGATCGATAGCCTCATTCAGCTCTTTCGCCTTTACAGTTATAATCTTCTTTGTATCCAGATCTCCGACTTTATAAACGAAAGAATATCCGCTTTTATTCTTCAACTGGGTCATTGCTTCTTTCACTGAAACGTTATCCATTTTCAATGAAACAGCCTGGGCTAGTATTGCTATGTTAAGGCAAAACAGAGCCATGACCATTAATATGGCCTTCTTCCTGTAATTCATAAAATAAACAAATTATTAATTAAAACTTGAATAACTCGTTTTAAAAGAGATGTATTTTGCTAACTTTGCACATTCTCTTTTGAAAACATATTCACACTAGATGATTGTTGAAAGAAGAGATTCAAGGAGCCGGGAGATGTCCGAAATCTTCCGGTTTTTTATTTGTCTCTCCTTATTTGTCAGCTAAAGATTATTCTGTATTTTTCTCTTTATTCATACTTTTCATTTTTTAAGGTTAAACAATCATAGCATTATAATCTCTGGTAACCGGTTAATAGATAGTTATATTACGTTCTTCAATCTTATATTGCATTTTTTCCGTAGAAGCCAGTGCTTCCAGTACTTCCTGGATATTTTGTTCGCGACGAACGAAGTTGCCATAGAAGCGGAATGTTTTTAAGGAATCATTGGCTATGTGAATCTTTACATTATAGCTGCGTTCCAGTTCTTTAGCGATATCCGGCAAGAGTTCTTCATCAAAAAACAAGTAACCGTCCGTCCACTGAGACGCATTGGATGCGGTAACCGACTCTACAGTCAAAAGCCCGTTCGCCTTATTTAATACGGCCCTTTCATCAGGTGAAAGGACAGCTTCTTTTTCTTCTCTCAACAAGTTGTTCAATCCGACCTTACCTTCCAACAAAGAAACGACCACTTCATGATCTTCCGGATAGTCACGGAAATTGAATTTTGTTCCCAACACCTGTAATTGCAGATCTTTAGTCTTTACGAAAAAGGGAATCTTCTCATTCCGCTTTACCTCAAAATATCCTTCCCCTTCCAGTTCTACTTTTCGGTTATCGACACCAAACCCCTGCGAGTATGTCATGCGTGAACCGGCATTAAGCCAGACCAATGTGCCATCCGGCAAATAAAGTTTTG
This sequence is a window from Bacteroides thetaiotaomicron VPI-5482. Protein-coding genes within it:
- a CDS encoding FecR family protein; the encoded protein is MEEENKHIDELIANYLTEGLDKNALDELKTWIAASAENQQYFIRQREIWFSAVSREAASVYDKDKAFENFRNRVESQKEIQSTSRRGFSLSALWRYAAVVAIIIAVGCISYWQGEVNVKDTFADISVEAPLGSKTKLYLPDGTLVWLNAGSRMTYSQGFGVDNRKVELEGEGYFEVKRNEKIPFFVKTKDLQLQVLGTKFNFRDYPEDHEVVVSLLEGKVGLNNLLREEKEAVLSPDERAVLNKANGLLTVESVTASNASQWTDGYLFFDEELLPDIAKELERSYNVKIHIANDSLKTFRFYGNFVRREQNIQEVLEALASTEKMQYKIEERNITIY